The Lysobacter gummosus genome includes a region encoding these proteins:
- a CDS encoding tetratricopeptide repeat protein gives MTNYYLRQQLDSAIEEINSGSCSVAKGILEPLIRLLVPEAIYLYSTFSVADSESDADFEMRSVSLLNDAAMLGYAPAMYALGTHYESGDVIDRDMNRAEILFSSAAAQGHMRSKFRYGLILLDDQRENSRDKAKSLIREAAEGGVEDAADFLKELEQ, from the coding sequence ATGACCAACTACTACTTAAGGCAGCAACTCGACTCCGCAATTGAGGAAATAAATTCCGGAAGCTGCTCCGTTGCAAAGGGTATTCTTGAGCCTCTCATAAGGCTACTAGTGCCGGAGGCGATTTATCTTTATTCGACATTTAGTGTCGCCGACTCGGAATCGGATGCCGACTTTGAAATGCGCAGCGTCTCTCTGCTGAACGACGCTGCGATGCTTGGCTATGCCCCCGCCATGTATGCTCTTGGCACGCACTATGAAAGCGGTGATGTAATAGACCGTGATATGAATCGGGCTGAAATACTCTTCAGCTCGGCCGCCGCCCAAGGACATATGCGATCGAAATTTAGATATGGATTGATTCTTCTTGACGACCAGCGGGAAAATAGTCGGGATAAGGCAAAAAGCCTGATCAGAGAGGCCGCCGAAGGAGGAGTTGAAGATGCCGCTGATTTTTTAAAGGAGTTAGAGCAGTGA